A DNA window from Hoplias malabaricus isolate fHopMal1 chromosome 5, fHopMal1.hap1, whole genome shotgun sequence contains the following coding sequences:
- the LOC136696022 gene encoding store-operated calcium entry regulator STIMATE-like isoform X2: MANAGVSALSKAVEGVAPAHLLSSSNSSPSDTDIKGCANGDLMDSFGIFLQGLLGVVAFSTLMLKRFREPKHERRPWRIWFLDTSKQAIGMLFIHFANVYLSDLTEEDPCSLYLINFLLDATLGMLVIYGGVKAVSAVVEWRQWDSLRFGEYGEPVQCTAWAGQCALYILIMMFEKVVIILVLLIPQWKKLAVLNPISNPHLELAIVMLIVPFFVNALMFWVVDNFLMKKGRTKAKLEEREVGDDSRGSSKVRYRRALSHDDSESEILFSADDEMEDSDGDEDVRRLTGLKSVKKKKHRLGIPPGEVKKKKRPPVKEEDLKGARSKLGLKGEVKSKTYEVMMECERMGKVAPSVFSGLRSGGETALEKPKPAAGSVFGK; the protein is encoded by the exons ATGGCCAATGCCGGGGTCAGTGCGTTGTCCAAAGCCGTTGAAGGGGTCGCACCTGCTCATCTTCTCTCATCATCCAACTCCTCGCCTTCAGACACTGACATCAAGGGTTGTGCCAACGGTGACCTAATGGATTCCTTTGGCATCTTCCTGCAAGGGCTTCTGGGTGTGGTGGCCTTTAGCACGCTTATGT TGAAACGCTTCAGAGAACCTAAGCACGAAAGAAGACCCTGGAGAATCTG GTTTCTGGACACCTCCAAACAGGCCATTGGGATGCTGTTCATTCACTTTGCCAATGTCTACCTGTCTGACCTCACAGAGGAGGACCCATGTTCACT ATACCTCATAAATTTCCTGTTGGATGCTACGTTGGGTATGTTGGTGATCTATGGTGGTGTCAAGGCTGTTAGCGCTGTGGTGGAGTGGAGGCAGTGGGATTCACTACGTTTTGGAGAGTatg GGGAGCCAGTTCAGTGCACTGCCTGGGCTGGCCAGTGTGCTCTATATATCCTCATTATGATGTTTGAGAAAGTGGTTATCATCTTGGTGCTGCTCATCCCACAGTGGAAGAAG CTGGCAGTGCTGAACCCCATATCAAACCCACATCTGGAGCTGGCTATCGTTATGCTAATTGTACCATTCTTCGTAAAT GCGCTGATGTTCTGGGTAGTAGATAATTTCCTTATGAAGAAGGGCAGGACAAAAGCTAAACTGGAAGAAAGAGAGGTAGGAGATGACTCTCGAGGGAGCAGCAAGGTGCGCTACAGACGAGCCCTCTCTCATGATGACTCTGAGTCAGAG ATCCTCTTCTCTGCGGATGATGAAATGGAGGATTCGGATGGAGACGAAGATGTACGTAGACTCACTGGGCTCAAATctgtgaagaagaagaagcaccGGCTTGGAATCCCT CCAGGAGaggtgaagaagaagaagcggCCCCCAGTGAAAGAGGAGGACCTGAAGGGAGCCCGCAGTAAACTAGGACTGAAGGGAGAAGTGAAGAGTAAAACCTATGAGGTGATGATGGAGTGTg AGCGAATGGGGAAAGTGGCTCCCTCTGTGTTCAGTGGGTTACGTTCAGGAGGAGAAACAGCACTGGAAAAACCCAAACCTGCTGCAGGAAGTGTG
- the sfmbt1 gene encoding scm-like with four MBT domains protein 1 isoform X1, producing MSTEALESDADSGQEVSEFNWDDYLEETGALSVPHHAFKHMDQGLQTGLSPGMKLEVPVRSEGDAYWVATIITTCGQLLLLRYEGYQEDRRADFWCDIMTADLHPIGWSRQQGRPMRPPEGVREKHQDWEALLEKALLLSESCSAAASLLEGAQRGCNPVDLLSSGLSVELLDNRDADVAWAAVIEDNVGGRLRLRYVGTEGLPENPSTIWVFYLSPLLHLSGWAKEHGKTFRPPPALLSLRTEEEWEEVRQIISNHPQDSSLSEEFYKDRPVITPHCFTEGMKLEAVDPATPFTISPATVTKVFGDQFFLVQMDDIREEGQREGSGRSFLCHRESPGIFPVQWSLKNGVKLNPPPGYQGQDFDWADYLKQCEAEAAPQHCFPSDPSDQCFKESMMLEAVNPLCPENIHVATVTKVKGQHIWIVLEGVKQPVPEIITHMDSMDIFPVSWCETNGYPLQYPCKPKVEKQKKIAVVQPERHRVPSKDSSPDALKQPLSSQTEMSQANGKYCCPKIYFNHRCFSGPYLNKGRIAELPQCVGPGNCVLVLKEVLTLLINSAYKPSRVLRELQLDQEGRWQGHGETLKAKYKGKSYRATVEIVRTADRVAEFCRKTCIKLECCPNLFGPRMVLERCSENCSVLTKTKYTYYYGKKKSRRVGRPPGGHSNLEGGVKKRGRRRKKRKQLFVHKKRRSSASVDNTPAGSPQGSGDEEDLDEDDSLSEDTGSELQDELMDDSEYSEKKSQPPTPSPSPPETPRPSRRRRKARSPSYSDDENRPPSPKSPFSEASQKLCLDSSPLEWSVTDVVRFIRTTDCAPLARIFMDQEIDGQALLLLNLPTVQECMDLKLGPAIKLCHHIERVKLAFYQQFAS from the exons ATGAGCACAGAGGCGCTAGAGTCCG ATGCGGACTCTGGTCAGGAAGTGTCTGAGTTTAATTGGGATGATTATCTGGAGGAGACAGGAGCTCTGTCTGTGCCCCACCATGCCTTCAAACAC ATGGATCAAGGGCTGCAGACGGGTTTGTCTCCAGGTATGAAGCTGGAAGTTCCCGTTCGCAGTGAGGGTGATGCCTACTGGGTcgccaccatcatcaccacatGTGgccagctgctgctgttgcGCTATGAGGGATACCAGGAGGATCGGCGGGCTGATTTCTGGTGTGATATTATGACCGCAGACCTGCATCCCATTGGCTGGAGCAGGCAACAGGGTCGACCAATGAGGCCACCTGAGG GTGTGCGAGAGAAGCACCAGGACTGGGAAGCCCTACTGGAGAAAGCTCTGCTTCTGTCAGAGTCTTGCAGTGCAGCAGCCAGTCTGCTTGAGGGG GCGCAGCGTGGCTGTAACCCTGTAGACCTTCTAAGTTCAGGCCTCAGCGTGGAGCTGTTGGATAATCGTGATGCAGATGTAGCCTGGGCTGCGGTTATTGAAGATAACGTTGGAGGTCGACTTCGCCTGCGCTATGTTGGCACTGAGGGGCTCCCTGAAAACCCTTCCACCATCTGGGTCTTCTACCTTAGTCCCTTACTCCACTTGTCTGGCTGGGCCAAAGAGCATGGCAAGACATTCAGACCTCCACCAG cTTTGCTTTCATTACGTACCGAGGAGGAATGGGAGGAGGTGAGACAGATCATTTCTAACCATCCACAGGACTCCAGCCTCAGTGAAGAATTCTATAAG GATCGACCAGTCATCACTCCACACTGCTTTACTGAGGGGATGAAGCTTGAAGCTGTGGATCCTGCTACACCTTTCACCATCAGCCCTGCCACTGTAACTAAG GTGTTTGGGGATCAGTTCTTCCTCGTGCAGATGGATGATATAAGAGaagaagggcagagagagggaAGTGGTCGATCATTTCTGTGTCACAGGGAGAGTCCTGGAATCTTCCCTGTCCAGTGGAGCCTAAAGAATGGAGTCAAACTCAACCCTCCACCAG ggtacCAAGGACAGGACTTTGATTGGGCTGACTATTTGAAACAGTGTGAGGCAGAAGCAGCTCCTCAGCACTGCTTTCCCTCT GATCCATCTGATCAGTGCTTTAAAGAGTCCATGATGCTGGAAGCGGTTAACCCTCTTTGTCCTGAAAATATTCATGTGGCAACAGTAACCAAGGTCAAGGGTCAACATATCTGGATTGTACTGGAAG GAGTGAAGCAACCTGTTCCAGAGATCATAACTCATATGGACTCTATGGACATCTTCCCTGTTAGCTGGTGTGAAACTAATGGCTACCCTCTCCAGTATCCTTGCAAGCCAAAAG tggaaaagcaaaagaaaattGCTGTAGTTCAACCAGAAAGGCA CAGAGTTCCATCGAAAGACTCCTCCCCCGATGCCCTAAAACAGCCTCTCAGCAGCCAGACAGAAATGA GTCAAGCCAACGGAAAATACTGCTGCCCCAAGATCTACTTCAACCACAGATGTTTTTCCGGGCCATACCTCAACAAGGGCCGCATTGCTGAGCTCCCGCAGTGTGTAGGTCCAGGGAACTGTGTCCTTGTACTGAAGGAG GTACTGACCTTGTTGATAAACTCAGCCTACAAGCCCAGCCGTGTGCTTCGTGAGCTGCAGCTGGACCAGGAAGGTCGTTGGCAGGGCCATGGAGAGACTCTCAAAGCCAA GTACAAAGGAAAGAGCTACAGGGCAACAGTAGAGATTGTTCGCACTGCAGACCGTGTGGCCGAGTTCTGTAGGAAGACCTGCATTAAGCTGGAGTGCTGCCCCAACCTATTCGGGCCACGTATGGTCCTGGAGCGCTGCTCAGAGAACTGCTCAGTCCTGaccaaaacaaaataca CATATTACTATGGGAAGAAAAAGAGTCGTCGAGTGGGACGGCCCCCAGGGGGCCATTCAAACCTGGAGGGAGGAGTGAAGAAACGAGGtagaaggagaaagaaaagaaagcagCTCTTTGTCCATAAAAAGCGGCGCTCCTCTGCTTCTGTGGACAACACACCTGCAGGATCTCCTCAG GGAAGTGGCGATGAGGAAGACTTGGATGAAGATGACTCGCTGAGTGAGGACACTGGCTCAGAACTGCAGGATGAATTGATGGATGATTCTGAATACTCCGAAAAGAAGTCACAGCCTCCAACCCCCTCACCTTCTCCACCTGAAACTCCTCGACCCTCCCGCCGACGCCGCAAAGCTCGCTCTCCTTCATACTCAGATGATGAAAACCGACCTCCTTCACCCAAG AGTCCATTTAGCGAGGCTTCTCAGAAGTTGTGCTTGGACAGCAGTCCATTAGAATGGAGTGTTACAGATGTGGTGCGTTTCATCAGGACCACTGACTGTGCTCCGCTCGCACGAATCTTCATGGACCAG gAAATTGATGGCCAAGCTCTACTCCTCCTGAATCTGCCCACTGTGCAGGAGTGTATGGACCTGAAATTAGGTCCCGCCATTAAACTGTGCCACCACATTGAAAGAGTCAAACTAGCATTTTACCAGCAGTTTGCCAGCTGA
- the LOC136696022 gene encoding musculoskeletal embryonic nuclear protein 1-like isoform X1, producing the protein MSQPGEVKKKKRPPVKEEDLKGARSKLGLKGEVKSKTYEVMMECERMGKVAPSVFSGLRSGGETALEKPKPAAGSVFGK; encoded by the exons ATGTCTCAG CCAGGAGaggtgaagaagaagaagcggCCCCCAGTGAAAGAGGAGGACCTGAAGGGAGCCCGCAGTAAACTAGGACTGAAGGGAGAAGTGAAGAGTAAAACCTATGAGGTGATGATGGAGTGTg AGCGAATGGGGAAAGTGGCTCCCTCTGTGTTCAGTGGGTTACGTTCAGGAGGAGAAACAGCACTGGAAAAACCCAAACCTGCTGCAGGAAGTGTG
- the sfmbt1 gene encoding scm-like with four MBT domains protein 1 isoform X2 translates to MSTEALESDADSGQEVSEFNWDDYLEETGALSVPHHAFKHMDQGLQTGLSPGMKLEVPVRSEGDAYWVATIITTCGQLLLLRYEGYQEDRRADFWCDIMTADLHPIGWSRQQGRPMRPPEGVREKHQDWEALLEKALLLSESCSAAASLLEGAQRGCNPVDLLSSGLSVELLDNRDADVAWAAVIEDNVGGRLRLRYVGTEGLPENPSTIWVFYLSPLLHLSGWAKEHGKTFRPPPALLSLRTEEEWEEVRQIISNHPQDSSLSEEFYKDRPVITPHCFTEGMKLEAVDPATPFTISPATVTKVFGDQFFLVQMDDIREEGQREGSGRSFLCHRESPGIFPVQWSLKNGVKLNPPPGYQGQDFDWADYLKQCEAEAAPQHCFPSDPSDQCFKESMMLEAVNPLCPENIHVATVTKVKGQHIWIVLEGVKQPVPEIITHMDSMDIFPVSWCETNGYPLQYPCKPKVEKQKKIAVVQPERQVPSKDSSPDALKQPLSSQTEMSQANGKYCCPKIYFNHRCFSGPYLNKGRIAELPQCVGPGNCVLVLKEVLTLLINSAYKPSRVLRELQLDQEGRWQGHGETLKAKYKGKSYRATVEIVRTADRVAEFCRKTCIKLECCPNLFGPRMVLERCSENCSVLTKTKYTYYYGKKKSRRVGRPPGGHSNLEGGVKKRGRRRKKRKQLFVHKKRRSSASVDNTPAGSPQGSGDEEDLDEDDSLSEDTGSELQDELMDDSEYSEKKSQPPTPSPSPPETPRPSRRRRKARSPSYSDDENRPPSPKSPFSEASQKLCLDSSPLEWSVTDVVRFIRTTDCAPLARIFMDQEIDGQALLLLNLPTVQECMDLKLGPAIKLCHHIERVKLAFYQQFAS, encoded by the exons ATGAGCACAGAGGCGCTAGAGTCCG ATGCGGACTCTGGTCAGGAAGTGTCTGAGTTTAATTGGGATGATTATCTGGAGGAGACAGGAGCTCTGTCTGTGCCCCACCATGCCTTCAAACAC ATGGATCAAGGGCTGCAGACGGGTTTGTCTCCAGGTATGAAGCTGGAAGTTCCCGTTCGCAGTGAGGGTGATGCCTACTGGGTcgccaccatcatcaccacatGTGgccagctgctgctgttgcGCTATGAGGGATACCAGGAGGATCGGCGGGCTGATTTCTGGTGTGATATTATGACCGCAGACCTGCATCCCATTGGCTGGAGCAGGCAACAGGGTCGACCAATGAGGCCACCTGAGG GTGTGCGAGAGAAGCACCAGGACTGGGAAGCCCTACTGGAGAAAGCTCTGCTTCTGTCAGAGTCTTGCAGTGCAGCAGCCAGTCTGCTTGAGGGG GCGCAGCGTGGCTGTAACCCTGTAGACCTTCTAAGTTCAGGCCTCAGCGTGGAGCTGTTGGATAATCGTGATGCAGATGTAGCCTGGGCTGCGGTTATTGAAGATAACGTTGGAGGTCGACTTCGCCTGCGCTATGTTGGCACTGAGGGGCTCCCTGAAAACCCTTCCACCATCTGGGTCTTCTACCTTAGTCCCTTACTCCACTTGTCTGGCTGGGCCAAAGAGCATGGCAAGACATTCAGACCTCCACCAG cTTTGCTTTCATTACGTACCGAGGAGGAATGGGAGGAGGTGAGACAGATCATTTCTAACCATCCACAGGACTCCAGCCTCAGTGAAGAATTCTATAAG GATCGACCAGTCATCACTCCACACTGCTTTACTGAGGGGATGAAGCTTGAAGCTGTGGATCCTGCTACACCTTTCACCATCAGCCCTGCCACTGTAACTAAG GTGTTTGGGGATCAGTTCTTCCTCGTGCAGATGGATGATATAAGAGaagaagggcagagagagggaAGTGGTCGATCATTTCTGTGTCACAGGGAGAGTCCTGGAATCTTCCCTGTCCAGTGGAGCCTAAAGAATGGAGTCAAACTCAACCCTCCACCAG ggtacCAAGGACAGGACTTTGATTGGGCTGACTATTTGAAACAGTGTGAGGCAGAAGCAGCTCCTCAGCACTGCTTTCCCTCT GATCCATCTGATCAGTGCTTTAAAGAGTCCATGATGCTGGAAGCGGTTAACCCTCTTTGTCCTGAAAATATTCATGTGGCAACAGTAACCAAGGTCAAGGGTCAACATATCTGGATTGTACTGGAAG GAGTGAAGCAACCTGTTCCAGAGATCATAACTCATATGGACTCTATGGACATCTTCCCTGTTAGCTGGTGTGAAACTAATGGCTACCCTCTCCAGTATCCTTGCAAGCCAAAAG tggaaaagcaaaagaaaattGCTGTAGTTCAACCAGAAAGGCA AGTTCCATCGAAAGACTCCTCCCCCGATGCCCTAAAACAGCCTCTCAGCAGCCAGACAGAAATGA GTCAAGCCAACGGAAAATACTGCTGCCCCAAGATCTACTTCAACCACAGATGTTTTTCCGGGCCATACCTCAACAAGGGCCGCATTGCTGAGCTCCCGCAGTGTGTAGGTCCAGGGAACTGTGTCCTTGTACTGAAGGAG GTACTGACCTTGTTGATAAACTCAGCCTACAAGCCCAGCCGTGTGCTTCGTGAGCTGCAGCTGGACCAGGAAGGTCGTTGGCAGGGCCATGGAGAGACTCTCAAAGCCAA GTACAAAGGAAAGAGCTACAGGGCAACAGTAGAGATTGTTCGCACTGCAGACCGTGTGGCCGAGTTCTGTAGGAAGACCTGCATTAAGCTGGAGTGCTGCCCCAACCTATTCGGGCCACGTATGGTCCTGGAGCGCTGCTCAGAGAACTGCTCAGTCCTGaccaaaacaaaataca CATATTACTATGGGAAGAAAAAGAGTCGTCGAGTGGGACGGCCCCCAGGGGGCCATTCAAACCTGGAGGGAGGAGTGAAGAAACGAGGtagaaggagaaagaaaagaaagcagCTCTTTGTCCATAAAAAGCGGCGCTCCTCTGCTTCTGTGGACAACACACCTGCAGGATCTCCTCAG GGAAGTGGCGATGAGGAAGACTTGGATGAAGATGACTCGCTGAGTGAGGACACTGGCTCAGAACTGCAGGATGAATTGATGGATGATTCTGAATACTCCGAAAAGAAGTCACAGCCTCCAACCCCCTCACCTTCTCCACCTGAAACTCCTCGACCCTCCCGCCGACGCCGCAAAGCTCGCTCTCCTTCATACTCAGATGATGAAAACCGACCTCCTTCACCCAAG AGTCCATTTAGCGAGGCTTCTCAGAAGTTGTGCTTGGACAGCAGTCCATTAGAATGGAGTGTTACAGATGTGGTGCGTTTCATCAGGACCACTGACTGTGCTCCGCTCGCACGAATCTTCATGGACCAG gAAATTGATGGCCAAGCTCTACTCCTCCTGAATCTGCCCACTGTGCAGGAGTGTATGGACCTGAAATTAGGTCCCGCCATTAAACTGTGCCACCACATTGAAAGAGTCAAACTAGCATTTTACCAGCAGTTTGCCAGCTGA